taagtttatccGTGTCAAGTTTGTGTTTgttaagaattttaaatttttgtttatgttcgtttatttaaaattatgtttGTTCATGTCAGTTTATTTAATGTTCACAAACATATTCATTTAACTTAATCGAACATGTTTACGAACATTAAATGAACATGGTCATGAACATATAATTGAACATGTTCACGAACAATgttaacaaataataaataaatacataaacacacatatattgtttagatataaaatagtcaaatataaatattaataattatattataaatgaaaaaaaaatacaaaccaaGATAATTTTATTAACATATACAAATGGAACAATAAACAAGCTTTTAAACGAGTTTGTTCGTGAACATAAACGAACTGAACACATTTCTGTTCGTATTCGTTTGTTTATTAAATGAACAGTTCATCAAATATTCCGATCATTGACACTCTTACCAAATCCCAACAAACAATAAAGAAGAAATGGAGCATCAGTCCAAACGCCATGGAGAGTGACCAGTGGCAAGTGAGTGGCACCAGCCATGAGGCCGGATGGTCGCTCATGCCACAGTGATGGATTTCTCTCTTAAACGGCAGTCTAGAGAAGGAAGTGAGAAGAATTGTTCAGGTAATTAAGAGAAGTTTTTGGCCTTTTAGTGTCACCTATACTATATTACTATAGGTTAATATTACGTATTAGATTTTATGTGTGAATTGAGTaccaattcaattaaataattattaaaaaaattagagggtcttttttatctttttatgttgatatataaaataaaaaacaaaactgATAATAAGATTTGAAAAGagaaaattattattatcatgatgatgatgatgatgatgatttgaTTTGTAAGGCTTACATGAGAGACAAGCATAGCCAGCTTTAACCGGTCATATAAACGGAAATACAGGggtaaaaaaagaagagagaaggaaATTACAAGCTATCAATTAATAATATAGTACGGGGTAGCTAGTAGTATTGGCTGGATTAACTTGTTGCTGACACTAACTGAATAGTTCAAATCAGTTCACTTTCCTGCAATTAGTGCGAATTTCACCGTCGGTTCCTGTCAATACGCTAAGGTTCCCCATTTTCACCATAGCATTCGCAAAATCCACATAAAAAGTGATAGGATTTTCGCTGTACGTAGCAACCTGAGAATCCATGGAGCCCCCATTGAAGAGTGCTTGGTCTGAATGAAGTAGGCCCTTGTTATTAACCAGATTCTTGAAATAAGAATTGTCGAAAATGACGGGGCTGCCATCATCTAGCGGAGAAAGGTTGTCACCGCCTCCTGAGCTTGGACAATTTGATTGAATTGATTTTGCGAACTCTGAATCTATATTCGTCTCATTGTAGATCCGGTTTCGAAACAGTAAACACCTGGCTTTGCCAGTGGTATGACTTCCTGATAAATTTCAAGGTAATTAATTATCGGTTTTTCGCACAATTATGACAAAATTATATAGTTTTTTGAGAGTTGAACAAGTAATTTTTACCAGAGAGAGCAACCATTTCTTTTTCAGTGAAACCCTTTTTGGAGAAGACGGATATAAGTTCATCGAGGTTCATTAGTGGGGAAGCAAGGTCGGTATTGGCATTGCTGAAACTTGCTGTGGTCGAGTCTCTTCTACCTAATTCAACTGTCCAAGTTGGCCCGCCTAACTGGTGAAATAAACACACACACCCCATAAAGTCATTGGTTAAAATACTTAGGAAAGATACAGATTgaccatatatatatgtattaataacTTACAGTAGCGACAGAATCACGGGCAGCGACTGCCAGAATATCTGCACAAGAAACAACACCAGGGCAGGCAGTTTCCAGCTTAGATTTAATAGAATCAATCACTTCAAAGCCTCTTAGTGAATTTGCATTCGGGGCTGCGCTCTTCTCCCCAGTAAAATTTGAAGTGTCATCATCGTCGAGTAGTACAGAAGCATCACAACCCTGTTCCATGCTCACATCAATTCACCTTTCTGCTTctacatgcatgcatgcatattGTTTATtatatctaaactaagaattaaaTGATCCAAATGTAAATTTAAGTTTCATCTCTCAACTCATCTTTTTATCGCATGTTCACTTTAGTTGTAATCTATATgtttttacataatatatacccAGCATCAAAAGAAAatcaacatgtttaattataatcgaAATGAGTGCGTGCATGAAGAATCGAGAGAGGAAAGGAAGGCAGaacatgcattaacaaaacaatcGTGGAAATGGAGGCGGAGCAAAGAAGCTCCCATGCGAGACTCCTTGGCCACTGCTCCCAATACTGCAGTTTTGATAATATAGAGAGCTTTTGGGCATGTTTTGGCATAATAATAGGATGATAATTGTGCAGAGCACGACCCAAAAAGGATTATCATCACAAGGAAGCAGCACAAGTTAAAATAATGAGACCGAAACGCCATGACCACAAAAACCAATTGAGTAATAGAAGCGCAGGGAGCCTTTGTATTTGTGAAGGATACCGTTTTGTATGCAAATTAAGCTGAATATATATAGAGATGCAGTTTGCAAGAATGTCAAATATTTTACCATCCGATTCCAATGTCAAAAAAGTAGAGAACATTAGTAAACGAGAGACAGCTCAAAAAGTGCATGCTCATGGACAGTGGATATCTCACCTCCTCAACCGATCGATCAAACATAAACATATGCACatgtataatatatatgtatatggtgATGAATACAAAATAAAATACGTAGACGTTGAGAGGGCAGGGCAGCATATACGAATTCGATACCAAAATGATTCGCTAGCTAATATCTAGTTAGTAATAATATAATTACTTCTCTAATTAGTCTACTACTCTAATCTAATCTGCATTTGCATTGACAGGTCCTTGGAAATTATTTTTCCATTCTTGGTTGTTGTTGGACCAAATTTAGAGAATGGCTGGGGTGAGTGCAAGTGTGAACAAAATGTTAATCAGGAATCTATAAACTAGTAAGTCAACTAGTAAGGCAGAAGCTTATGTTAATGAGTTAGTTGgatatatatattgttaaatGTGGGATTTGCAAATGCCCCAAACTTGAGAATCTTCCACAGCTAATTGGACTCCCAAGTCTTTGTGATAGAGAGGGTTTGGGTTAATTTGTCAAAATATAACAACAATCACTCCCAAAGAAGTCTAAAATCTTAATATGTCAATAAGGTATATTAGTAAAATTTCATCCCTCTCCCAATTTCTTTGAATTAATGGAAACTTTCATTATGTtgggaaggaaaaaaaaaaactcttcatATAAATTGAGCTTATTGTAAAAAAGGGAATTCCCTACATATGATTAAATCTTATTACTTAGCTACTTCTGAGAATTAATAGTTTGGCAGTGAGTGGTCAAAAAGtcaaataaaaaggaaaaggCAATTTGGATGAACTTTGCTACTTAATTAGCCAATGTTGAGGAAGCAGCAGGAAACGAATATAAAAGAGATTAGagagaataaaagaaaagaaaagggagaaaattaATATTTACAAGCTTGATGCTCGTAACTTTCACCACGCTGTAAATTCAGTTTAGAAGTGTTACTGAATCAGGTTGGCTCGGATCTAagtatgatattaatatattttatatttgtctAAGCTCGGTTCAACTCGAAATATAGACTTAAAATTTTACAcaaattcatttatatttacaaaaGACTAAATCAAGTCATTTTAGGCAcacccatattatttttaaaatatttatattatattattttaatatttactaattttatttatacttttttatttatcgaaatttttatatagttatcttaatattattttaatgtttacattagaatGGGATTATATATTTtgtatcaatttattttttaatgtgttctaaattatataatatataaaaataatataatatcaagTATTATAAACGTAAAAACGAGCCTTGAATGTTCAAGCCACATTCAAGGGCTGAGCCCAACTCATAATTTAAACAGGCCTAATTTTTTTACCTAATATCATTTTTCGAGTCTAATATTTTTACCTAAATCCTCTCAAATTTCATACGGATCTTCAGATCTGAACAGATAACCCAACCCATGAACAGATCTAATTTAGTTTTCTACAGCTTAATTAATTTGCAACAATGCTAGAGCAACAAAGAATGCATCCGTCGATactttgaaaaagaaaaacagaaaaaggaaaagctTTTAGCAAAAAACAGTTACAAAAATCGATTAAGATTTTGGTGAAAATTTGTGTCTATAATGAGCTCTAATTGagtaaaattaaatcaatttattcttCTATTAATCAAAATCGTAATGGATCAATTTGATTTTTAGCGACGGATGACGTAACAAACAAGAAGCATAAAATGCGgacatgaaataaaataatattaaaaaattaaaaacttctAAAAGCTTATAGAAAATTCTATATAATattcaaaatattcaaaaatatatattaaaatattcaaaaaaattcaaattacatTGGTTTCGTGATATCCAGGTTTGGattttccttttttaattttCCCAAACGATGGAGCTCCttgtaattttcttttttttttttttttttttttggggggtttccGACCCATTCACCATTGATAATGGACATGGATTTCCTAGGTTGTAAATCCGAAGAAAAAATTGAACATTAATCACTCTTGGATCATCCAAGTTCAGGATTGATTAATGTATTAAGCAAAACCTCATAATTATCATTGCTATTAGCCATAATGTCAGTTGCAATTTGTGAAAAAGCTGGAAACACATTATAATTTgccttattcaatttggtcctttatttaTCCAACCTTAAAGATTGTTGGCAATCATTACTTTATGCACAAATTTTAAGTCAAGTAAGGATCAAATTAAACTTTCAAGTTGTTTTAAATAGAATATTCTATTATAAAAGATTGTTCGAAGATCTCTCTACCAATATGGTGattatttggaaaaaaaaaaaataaggggCTATTTTAAGGGGATAAGTTATTGTAATTGATTATAATTCAATTAGtttatttgtattattaaaaAGCTTGGGTTAAGTGCATAAATTAGAGAATACGCTATCTATTCAATTAGGAATTATTTTTGATGAgtgaaaaacttttaaataaattagATTGTGTCAGTCGATTTACATCTAAACTTTTCAGAGAAAAATTTATGACACCCTAACACTGGATCCGGTGGTCGGATCTAAGTGTGTAACATCACATTACCTCACTAAAGCAACTAAGACTAACTTAACATAAATTcgcaaaatcaaaattcatattcTTCATCCAGAACAATAAACCACTTATtataatcaaacacatacatttgTAATGCATGAGAATCTATCTCAACTAATTACACGGTTATAACGAATTAATATCAAACTTAGAACTTGAATCTAGACTCAAatgtcaaattttaaatttatgtctCGAGATAAGTCATaaattattttggaatttttAGTTTTGAAGTTAACATGTCTCAAGACACTACATGTTGTGTCTCGAGACCAACCTCCCATGTTTTCCTATTTTAATTTGCTTCGATATTTAAATGTCTCAATATAAAGAGTACTTTCTGTCTCAAGATCTGGAGTAGGACAAAATCTATTTTAGCTTCGATGTCATTCTGTCTCAAGACAAATGCCACCTGCCTTGAGACTTATGAACAATTGTCTCGAGACTATATAGATATGTCTCGAGACATTAGACTCTTGAAtacaaaaattactaaaaatttgTTCTAACAATCCAGACTAGGGACAATACCTTCTGTCGAGAGGTACCCATCTCCATCAATCGAGGTGGGTTCCCTCTATGAACCGTACATCGACTTTCCACGAAGACTAAAGACAATACCTTCCATTGAAAAGTTTGTTGATTTCCAAACAaacaacattttaaaattttctctaAAAAAAATATCCGTCCTCCTCTCAAtaataaaaaaacccaaaatattaacaaatttaaaaattaaacaatcttACATCTATAAAATTATAATCAAATAATGAATCCACTAAATAATTTCTGAATAGAATAATTATACAAGCTGAATCTACTCAACATCGTAAGGATAATTGCACTCACATTTCTCCAAGTTACTTACCTACTGGCTCACAATTAAGTAGTCAACCCAATCTCAAATTCTACTCTCTCATACATTTAGGGAGAGTGTCAATTCGGTTGACCATGGATTAGAAATAAAGAAGGCTGGCCATGGAAATTGATGAATGTATTAATGCATGCgtgttttctttttatattttattttacagaTTGATTCCATGTTTGCGGTGATGTTAGCTAGGCTTGGGGCAGCACGAGCAGATAACAGCTTTCGTACTTGGATATTCTTtgatgaaaacttatttgatggcTTGATATGCAATTTTTTTGGCCAGAACTAAATGACAATTGAGTTTTAATTAATCAACATTTTAGCTTTGGTTAGATGTAAAATTTATTTggattttaattaattacaaGACTTTAGTCCAACTTAAACTAATGAACAGTATCGATAATTTAATCTTCAATAAAAATgttaacataaaaatataaaaggtaTTTTTTAAATATAGTATTCAATTGTACTACTGTATTCtatttttgtacatatatttgcATTTCTGTTTCCCTGCTGCATAGCTTGAAATACAAAGCAGCATAACATGAGACAAGAAACATGACAGGATGTTTCTTGAAGGACTATTGTGGTTGATGTTTTGTAAGAATATTATTCAAAAGAGAGGTTGGTAGGCAGTGAAGTGCAAGTTTAGCCAAGTTCTGGTTGATGGTCC
Above is a genomic segment from Gossypium arboreum isolate Shixiya-1 chromosome 8, ASM2569848v2, whole genome shotgun sequence containing:
- the LOC108463124 gene encoding cationic peroxidase 1-like, which gives rise to MAFRSHYFNLCCFLVMIILFGSCSAQLSSYYYAKTCPKALYIIKTAVLGAVAKESRMGASLLRLHFHDCFVNGCDASVLLDDDDTSNFTGEKSAAPNANSLRGFEVIDSIKSKLETACPGVVSCADILAVAARDSVATLGGPTWTVELGRRDSTTASFSNANTDLASPLMNLDELISVFSKKGFTEKEMVALSGSHTTGKARCLLFRNRIYNETNIDSEFAKSIQSNCPSSGGGDNLSPLDDGSPVIFDNSYFKNLVNNKGLLHSDQALFNGGSMDSQVATYSENPITFYVDFANAMVKMGNLSVLTGTDGEIRTNCRKVN